DNA sequence from the Hippopotamus amphibius kiboko isolate mHipAmp2 chromosome 1, mHipAmp2.hap2, whole genome shotgun sequence genome:
GGCCCTGGAAGGGCCAAGAGGTCAAGGGACTCAGATATCCTCTACTGACACCCCCAGCGGTGCCCCCTGAATAGCCTCATCcgtactgagcccaagtgctggcATTTCCAAGGCAGGTGTGGCTGGTAGGAGAAACGTACGCTTCTCACAAGGACTGGAGGGACCTGtatggctggagaggctgcacaGAGCAGGCAGGATTCCAGCCCAGCCCCTCAAGGCTGGGTCCTGTCCTGGGAGCAGACTTGAGGAGGCGGGGAGGGCTGAGTTGAGAGGCCGGTGCTGACGAGGTGCCGCCTCACCTCACGCCTCTGGGCCGTCTCGTGTTCTTCCCCATCGGGAATGAAGCAGCGACTGATGCTCCAGCCCGCTGTGGGCTCCGCCACATCACTTCTGTCCCCAAGGTTTGTGTTTTTCGAAGGTCTGTTCAACAAACTAGATGGGACATTCACATGGGGGCCATAGAGGGACGTTGTTAAGAACACAAAGCCTGGAAGCAGACTGACTGATTccctctgagccttagtttccccgCCTGCAAAATGAGGACGGCAATGGCTTCTGTCTAATTGagtttttatgagaattaaatgagttaacacatgtTAGTGCTTAGAACAGTTCACAGTGCATAGTAAGAGACCAATAAACCTTGGCTCGCCTCCTTAGTGCTaccaggtgggggtggaggtagagtgcatgagaaaaaaaacagaaagcccGACCACAAAGGAAGTCAGCAAGTGGGGAACAAAAAGGGCAGCCGTGAAGGGTAGGCCCCCTCCCCAGCCGACGCCGCCTCCTGAATGTTGCTTAAGCAGATTTGCGGTGGGGTTGGAGGGACAGTTAACGAAACCCTAGACCGACTTCCCCAGACTGACTCAGAGGATGGAACGTGCCTTGTCCTcttcagccaccaggtggcaacAGCACACGGGTCTGCTGCTTGTTTTGCCTCTGAGGACCCACCAGGGCCTGGCTCACACCCAGGCCACACAAACATGCCATCTGCTGGCCACACCTACGTGTGTGCCTGGGCTTGCTTCTGTCAGACGCCAATGCAGGACGCAGTTGGGATACACACCTGAGGTTTTCTTGCTTCTGTCTAATTTCTTCAGAGCCAAATAGTGTCtgtctccacaccccctcccccagctcaatGCTTAGAATCCCAGACGCTGCAGGAGTTGCTGCAAGAAGCTCAGGGAGAGGTGAACGCGTAGGCTGCTGTCTGTGTGATACAGGTGAATGTGTAACATGAACCTTAaggtcagccataaaaagaagaaagccatGGTGGCCCCTGGCCCGGGAACAGGGCAGGGTGTGTAAAcctgggggcagggcagcagcTGGAACTCACTCCCTTTGCCCAGTTGCCTGCTGGCTTCCTTAAGTCAGGGCCTGTCCTCCAAGGAGGAAAGTCCTCTCAAAACTCACAAGGAATTGAGCTGGTTCTGGCTGCAAGCATCAAAGGCTGGGAGAAAAGGGAGACCCTTCGTTAAATCTGTTAGACGAGTCTTttgtcattcatttaacaaacacccCCATCTTGCactcaatatttttttcagtaaatgaatgaaattctctGCCACATACAAATCACAACTAGGCACTGCAGAGACTTATAAATTCCTGGCGCCAGCCCTCAAGTCTAGtaggggaaagaagaggagacaCCAACAATTTTAAAGATGTAAGGCAGAACATAACGAAGCATTCAGGTATCTTCTACCTAAGGCAATCGGCAAACCTGAACACCAGGGTACCCACCCAAGGGCCCTTTCATCCCATAAGTACAGACAAGATGCTGAATTCCTAGGAGGCTCCATTCTTTTGCCAGGAAAGGACACCCACGTTTAGGATATAAATAATTTACCAAGACCCTGGTTTAATAGCCTCACATACTGTGAATTAAGCTATACTTAAGTTGACCTGGACTTTCTAATAACATATGAAGCCTGGAAATGCCTGGGAAAAGGCAACCTGTTCCCACTGAATGCCAGCAAGGGGGCTAGTCATAGCCTGATTAGCTGGAATCAAGGCCCTAGAGCCTATTCAGACCCATACCTGGGAAGCCCATCCTGGCTCCCTCATTGGAATTACACAGAGGAGTTTACTCCAAATTTGTTAGAAACTGGAGCAGGATTTACTTTCACatgtacacaaaatataaaaatatatccattttattttagaaaaatgtagaCCAATGGAGTAAGCTTATCATAAACTGGCCTGTTTGGAGTCATAGAATCCACAGGAAACAAGTTCTGGAGACCAGATGACTGCCTCTGCCTCTCCAAACAGGCCTGGGTCCAGTAGAGGATGTGATTCAGGAGGACTGCTCCTTGGAGAGCAGGGAGGTTAGCTACAGGGGCCATTCACATGTAAATGTCCAGTGAACCAAAGcccaagaagaaaatgaaactctcTGGAGCTGGATACAAGAGTGAGGGTGGGTGAGGACAAACCACTCTCCAgcatttctcattttctgtttaaCTTCACCGCTGGGAGGCAAcctctttttcctattttgtttcaACTCAGAGTTTGATTCCCCTCCAGCTCAACCCAAATCCACCCCATCTCCCATGCTCTCTGCTCCTGGGGCAccagccatggtggcagctctTCCTTCTATCCCTGGGCCAGAATCTGCTGGAGTCAGGCCTGCCTCCAAGGATAGGGCTTGGGAAGCCAAAGAGAGTTGAGTCCAGGCAGCGACTGTAGTGGTTTGCTACTGAATTCTTGCTTGCTGTCCTGATCTCTTTACCTAAAGAGACAGAAGAAGGAACTGCTTTAAACTGCCCTTCTTTCACAAGCCCATTTGTTACCAGCTGGGTTCAAATTCCTTAAGATAGGAAGAAATGGGactccctgcccctccaggcTCCCCTCCTCATCCCCATCTTGCCACACAGGATTTGGGGCTGATGTGCATAACAGCTCAGCATCCCAAATGACAAGGGAAAGAGAGATAGCATCTCAACCTGTCTTACCTGGTAGGTCCTGGGACTGCAACCTTCCTGGGGGGCTGCAGATTGCTGCGACCAGCACCAGTGACGGGAAGATTTGGTCGCTGAGAAACAGGAACTTGATGGGGGTTAACAAAAGACATGAGTTAGCAGAAGGTTTAAGTGATCTTCTCAAAAAGAAATACtggatgagggacttccctggtggcgcagtggttaagaatctgcctgccaatgcaggggacacaggttcgagccctggtctgggaagatcccacatgccacggagcaactaagcctgtgcaccacaactgctgagcccacgtaccacagctattgaagcccacgcacctagagccggtactctgcaacaagagaagctactgcaatgagaagcctgtgccacacaacaaagagtaatccctactcgtcgcaactagagaaaagcctgaatgcagcaacaaagatgcaacacaaccaataaataaataaattaattaattaattaaaaaaaaaaaagaaatactagatGAAGGCAGAGTGAGTTGGGATTAGTGCCTTTCTTCCCACCCAAGGTAAAAAAACATAAGGTATTTGAAAACGGAGGCTCAAACTCTGCCCAGGCCCACATTCTCTCCCTAACTCAGCCTTCCCACCTTCAAACATTGCTGTAACGAGGGTGGAGAAAGTCATTGCTACCAGCTCTGGGAGGGTACATTCATGTTGGGCAAGGGTAGGTATTCTTCCTCCTGATTTCTTATCGTTATGTCCATTCTTCCTCACCTCTGTGCCCTGCAGCACTTGGTCTTGGAAGTCCTTTCCGAGCTGACAAGGAGTCTGGAGGGAGGGCACCTTTGCTGGACGGTACACTCCGGCCGGTGAGTGGCATCCTGCTGGGAGGCCTGGGAATGGCCGATGGAACAGGCAGTCGAGTGGAAGGTTTAGCAGCTGCTCCTTGTGGCCGAGACAGACGCTGAGAGTTGCTAGAAGGCGGTGGAGCCAAGACTGGTCTGACGGGGGTAGGTGGGCCTGGTGGAGAGGAGCAGAGGAATTGTAGGGTCAGCTCcacatcctccctcctcccacacacCCACAGCTTTGCCCCCCAGTTCTTCTCACTTGCTGTAGCTCTCCCGCTGGGCCCAGCTTTCCCCCGGACTGGAGGAGTTGATCGGGCAAGAGGAGAAGATGCTGGGCTTTTGGATGCAGGGAACAGATTGCAAGTGGGCGACTcctgaaacacaaagagaagggaaaagaagggcTAGAGTGGAAAAAGAATTTGTTCTGTTGGCTGATTAAGGGATAGAGGTAGAGAGTTGCCTAGACCCAGTAAGGAAAAGCAGAAGGTAGCTGCcaacatcatcaccaccaccacctatgCCATTTATTGAGCGCTTATTACAGAATTATAGAGCTCACGCACAGACGCTGTGGTAAGTACTTCGTTTATGGTACCCCAATTCCAACAATTCTATGAGGTGAATTTGactactatctccattttaccaaCAAGAAAACTGCTCTATGCCTGTACTGAGTCATGCACGGAGTCGGGGGCACACATCCGACCCAAACCCTCTAAACTCACCCTCTTCATGCTGGAGGGCCTCTTTCCAGATGCTGCCCGAAGAGCCCTGACGGACCCCTTCCTGTCGCTGCTCCGGAGTCGGGGTGTCAGGCTgcttggggagggggtgctccGAGCCAAAGAGCTCACGGTGGGCAGCAGGTCCCGGACAGGACTGTCCTTGAGCACAAAGGTCTCCCGCCGAGGGCTGGGCTTCACCCTCCGGGGCCCCGGGCCCTCACCCGCATTCTCCCGCTCCTGCAGGGCACACTTCTCCAGCTGAGCTGCCAGCCGGTTGGCTTCATTGAGGACTTCTTCCAGCTTCTCTGGGCTGAGGGGGCCTAGGCTGAACCTCAGACTCTGGGGGGCTGGGGCCGCTGCATTTGGGTCACTTCGATGGGAGAGACCTCGTCGGAGGGGTTTCTCGGGAGTCACCAACACTGCTGTATCTTCTTCCTCTCGactgagacagaaaacaaatcaagCACCATGCCCACACAGAAGAGAGCAGGAGACTGCAAGGGAGACTGGGCAAAACCCCCACAACAGAGCCAGGAACACCACCCCAAACCTCGATGCCCATGCTGGCTGTGAGATCTAACTGATGCGACCCCTAGTTCTATGAGGCCTTCAGCACTTACTGACATTGGAAATGACGCCAGGATGAAGATGTAGCAAATCCACTTACGCTTCTTCTTAACACCCTGAAATCTCAATCGGGtttatcccttctcccctcccccagtagTGTCGTTGGGGCCCAAGTCCACCAGCCACCCAGAAGCCCCAGTGCACCCAACCTTGCTAAATTACCAATCCAGACCTGAGACCAATAATTCAGCAGTAAGGGGTTAGAGACAACCATTGCTGGAGGAAAGTAAGCAGGATAAAGAATCTACTACCTGTCAGAGGGCGACACCCCCCCAAAGTCCAAGGTCTCATCCGCTATAAACTTTACATCTGTAGGGGAGGAGAGAACAAATGGCAGCCTTGCGTCCCTAACATGGCTCGAGATCACAGGGCCTCATTCTCCCCTCCGGGGTTTCCTTACCTTCTTCTAAATCTTCCATGTTCCAGGCAAATTAGACCCCTGAGCTGGAGAGAAAACAGCCTTTGCTCAGGTCTCCATCCTGCCCAAGGCCTCCCAGCTAGACTCAGGGTGCAAGCTAGGGGTTGGGGGTCATGCTGGAGGTAAAGCAAGCGTCCCAGCAGGAGCACCTGCCCGTGTAACAGGGGTACTGTTACCTCCCGGGCAAGAGCGGGCAGattcccccaccctcccatctcCCTCCGCACAccggcccccgcccccctgcGATCCGACCTCTTCCCGCTGGGGCTGTCTACACGCCCCATCTTCCTCCCCGCCACCATCCTCCGGGTGCTTCCTCTCCCGCAAGCCACCTTTCTACTCCCCGCGGCACCACACCCACCTCCGGGCCACTCTCCGTTTTCACTTTCCGAGCCGCCTAACCTCCCGCGGAAGGTGCTCTCCTCTCACAACCTAGTCCCGGGAATCAGCTCCGAGGGGGCGGGGCCCCTTTCGAatctctcaggccccacccactcCTCCCACACGCGCTCAATCATTGGTGGAGCCCAGCATCCCCCACCCTCGTGGGGCGGGGCGGCGGAGGGGTAGCCGGCCGGAAGTCTGCAGGTGGGGGGCCGAGCGGAGAGCAGTTCCAAGGAAGGCTCCATCCGGAGGGCTGAGGCTGGGAAGCTGCGAGCGCGCGCGCGTGACCCGGAGACCCTGTTTGGCTCCCCTCCCGGAGCCGGGACTGCGAGGGGCGGGACCTCGCGGCGGCGCGCGAGGGAACGGGCCAATGAGTGAGGGCTTCGCGccctgccgccccccccccccactcttctccgccccctcctcctcctgagaGGCAGAGCTGAGCTTTGACGCCGCTCGTGGCCGTCGGCCCTGAAATTAACTGCCTGAGGAAATTTGTTTTCTTGGGCTCACTTCGTTCGGAAGCACCGTGTTAGCCCGATCCTTAAGTTGTGATTTTTGCAAGTTTACGGAAACAactaaacatttatattttcggTATATTGAGGTTCTCTAAGGCCACCAAGGTGTGAGGAAACCAGCAGACTTTTCAGACAGAGAGATTTGGATTCAGATTCAATCGGGGCTCCTCTGTGGACAAGTATATTGAGTATCTTTGACCTCAGTGAGCTTATGTTCGACCCCTCGCTTATCTAAGAGGATCTTGACCGTCACAGAACGTGGTTAGGAGGATAATTATGAACATCAAGTTTTATACCATATGCCCGAGGAGCTTTTGAGGGTAATGTTTGTGACTTGTTTGCTCGAAGTTAAAAGCTGTGTTGTAAAAAGCTTAAGCCTACTTATTAgggattttctttgttatttacaAGGGTTGCCTGTGAATAGACTGGGCCACCAGTTAACAGAGATTctcagaaatgttctaaaatttttacATTAGTAGTGCCCAAAAGAATGGTTGACGAGCTTTCCTATAAACAAACAGCCTGAGCTTTTAGTCTCCAGAgtttatgaccattattttggttatttataGGCTTTTTGTTTACTTGCTAGGTTTTAGCTGTGAAGTTGGGGTGAGGTTTGCAGGAGTGAGATGTTACAGTAATAAATGCCACAGGAAGGGAAGGAGCCTTGAAATTTAGTGGTGTGATAAGGGAGAAGATGGGGAGACCCAGAACTTGCAAGCTTATGTGAGGAAGAGCTGAGAGAAGAGGATTGCCTCTTTTTCTGCAGGTTTCCTGGTGAACGTAGAATTTTAGTTGCTTTCAGGGTTCAGATTCTTTGGAGGTAGAAAACCAGAGCCAGTAGCTTACCTCTCTCCAGGCAGGTAGTAGCAAAGTGGAGATCAGAGGGAAAGCTGTTAATTAACTGCATTCCTTCTTCCCCTAGGAGCAGCCTGAGTAGGAAAATTCTTCACCCACCTTCAGGTAAGTGGAGGAGGCAGTTTTAGCAAGTTGGAAGTTAATTTCTCCTAAGAAAACTCATCTCCAGTTTTCTGTCACCAAATTATGATTTTTGAAAGCTGTtgtagaaaaaaaagcaatggatcTACTTTCTCTTCCATCAGAATGACAACAAAGCCAGAAAATATAGATTTCAGGCACAAGAATTCTTCAGGCAGCGTAAGGCCACTAATCTGGGAAATAATGTGTCCCCTTTCAGCTCAACCCCAAAATGATATGTATAAATGTTAAAGATTTTGGATTAATAATGGGGAAATGAACTAATAAAGAAATTATACCCCCTCCCAGGCACATGATAAGCCTTAGTTCAGAAGGTACTTTGAACATAGTATTGAGTGCATAGATGAAAAATTAAGGATTCCAGTGCAGTTTTCCTTGAACGCAGGGAAGCTTCTTGGTCATTATGTACATGACTGGCTGGCTCTGGACTCTGGCCCCCGCTCCCTAATGGCCCTCCCAACATTCTCAGCAGGGGTTCTGCAAATGTATTAGACCCTACAAATGATTTGTGTGACTATTCTCTCAGTTTTCCCAAGGATGCTACATAACTCGTAACATTCTAGATGCATAGGAGGAAGTTTATTTATGACATAAAATGAATGCCTTGAGGCACTGGGACTTAATTCTCACAGAACTCCAGTTGAGAAAGGCTGGAATAGATACTTGGTCTCAACTGAAAATGGGCCTTTGGTCTGAACAGAAAAGCTCCCTCACACTCAGCCAAATCATATTCTCTTCCTCCTTAAAACCTTGCCTTATGTTTACTGCCTcctagaaatcttttttttcttaaacccaTGATTCCAACCCAGACCCAAACAGTGGGGGTCCCTGGGTAAAAGAGATGAGTGGAAATAGGGAAGGCCTGAAGTCAAACAGACCTGGTTCAACTCTTAGAACTTCTGCTCTCCAGCTACATAACTTGGAGCAATTTATAAGTTTCAACTCATTCATTTGTAGAATGAAGATGCAAAGAGATAAAGCCTGCTGTTGGGTGCCTGATGCTAGAAGGCTGTTTCAGTTATGTATTATTGTGCAACAAACCACCCAATATTTAGTAGTTTGAAACAACAGGAACTATTGATCTGCTCCTGATTTTACAGTTTGGGCAGGGCTATGTAAGGACAGCCTGTCTCTACATGAGTAGATGGGTTTGACTGGGGCTGAGGGGTCCCAGGTAGCCACCATGTCTAGGGCTGTGGTGCCAGCTGTCAGCTGGGATGCTTGGTTGTCCTGCATGTGGCCTCCCATAAGTCAGATATCCATGCTGAGATTCTTTCCATGGGAACATGACTTCCAAAAGCAAAAGTGGAGACCAGTATACTTCTCAACTATTACAGCATCACCTCCACTACATTCTTTTGGTCAAAGCAGGTCACATGGTCTGCCAGATTCAAGTGGGGAGAAATAGACTCCAGCTCTTGGTGGAAAGAGCACCATGTCCATTCCAGGATGGGAGGAACTCGCTATCTTTTGCAGACTCCATCACAGAATGCCTTCAGTATCTTATTTGttgtagaaatgaaaacatgtaagCAAGAGCACAtcacctttattctttttccaggGCTTAATGAGACTCTGCTCttgtgttttcactgtctccTAGCCCTCACATCTTAGTGCTCTGTCTTTAATTGGCTATGTGTGTATTTAATGTGTCCtgctgtctgtgtctctgtggcGGATGTGCATCCTGTTTTCCAACTTATACTGGAAAGCATGGAGAGGAAAAGAGCAGGTCCTCTTGACCATGCCTTTGAGCACCTGGTAATGTATAGAGTTATCATAGACTGTCTAGAGAAAAGGACAGTGTTAGGAACCTGTGTGGAAGAGAATGTAGAtatgggaagagaaagaggagtctGGGGGTCCACAGATTCCATGCAGTCTGGCTAGAGGATTCCAACTTTCTCAATGGTTTTCTGTATAGAAAGTCTCAAACTGATGGACACTTATGCACTGAAATCCACTCCTTTATTTAGATTAGCCCAAACAGACACTATGCTGGAGCTCCTTAAGGACACAGTCTCGCcacaggcttcctggaggcacAGAAAAGAGAGGGTATGTTGTGGCCGTAACAGTGAATCCAGGCTGCTGAGGCAACCCCCTTTCATGGTCCCTGGGTCCTTTGCTCTGAATTCTCTATTTATTGGGCTTCGTTGCTGGCGTTGACTGGGAGAGACGGAAAAGGGCAGCTAACAGTAACAAGGATAACACCAGCACAACGTGATCTTAACCTTAACTTTAACGCAGAGAGGGAATTGAGGGATGGCGAGAGAACTGGCTGTGCAAGCCAACTGGCAGAGAGGGATCTCCTGAGAAGCTTGTACTTTTAATGCATCCCTCAGGGATCTATTTCATTTGCTATAGATCAGTGAGAGGCTTAAACAAATGGCTTCTGGGATGGAATTCATTGTTGGGTTTCATCAGCCAGGAGCTGCAAGTCAGAGGAGATTTTGGGAACCAGTTCTCTTTGATTCTCTCATGAGCTGCTTTTTCACCCCACCTATCAGTTTGTACACAACACTTCTGCTGTGAATGATTGAGAGCCTGAAGAAGTTATCATATTCTAAGTGATGGTCTGAGTTGCCCTTTGCCAGTAACGGGACCACATCCCCACATGTTCAGTTATTATTGACATATAACGGTAACGGTGGTTTTCTTCTCTTGAATGGGAAGGAATCCAAAAACTTCAAAGTAGAAAGCAAGCGAACATATCTGGTTTTCGCCATGCTTGAGATCCTGAGGTAGAGACATTTAATGGACAGGaacatctccctctctctttttctgccgTGTGCTGGTGCTGCTGCTGACCTCTGCCATCCTCCACTCCTGGTGGTTTCCTTGACGCCTTTTCTTACAgcacctgctccctccctcccacaaaacCCCCTTACAATTAGGTAGATGCTATCACTCTTTTCCAGAGGACTATTAGGTTTAGTTCCTGTCATCAACTTGAGGAGTACAGATAGAGGATGTGTCAAAAGTAGACCTCATCTACGGTAAATTCCCTCCACAGGGGTGATAGTattcatttataagaaaaaaagtggtTGCCAGTGAGTGCATGGTTGAAAGGCTCAGGAATACGTATCTGTCCCAGACTCAGCAACACTAGCCATAAACATGAAATACTCCATTCAGACCTCCGTCCCTCTTTCCTTACCTTCCACAGAGTTGCCCATGTCCGCTTAGGGTGCCTCAATTAGGAGCTGTAAGAATTCAGACATTTCTCAGTGTTAACATCTCAGAAATCTCTGGGTAACCTTTCAGAGCATCGACAAGGAATATACCTCCAGGTCTGGGGGGAGTCCATGGTGCTAATTAGGAGTCTATGCAGAGGGAAGAACAGGACATGTAATGGCCCACTCATTCCTGAGTCATGCTGCACACGCTTAGAAAGTGCCCACTGTGTGTCAGAAACTGGGCTCAAGACAGGGGAACAAAGGCTGATAAGACGGTCCCTGTCCTCACAGTGCTCATAGTTTATGGGGAAACAGATCAGTAAATagataattataaaacaatattctAAATGCAGTGATGGCAATCTGAGCAAGGTGACaggaatggataaattaatgAGTATTTTAAAAGAGGTAGAGAGGATGTGCAATATTCCCTTTTAACCAACTGGAAACGAAAGTCCTCTGGTTTGTTTAAAAGTCCAATGAAGAGCTACAGCTTTCCTGGATTGAGTCAGAAGATTGTATAGTTTAATGAAAAATGATCTGGGTGAGGTCCAGGAGACTTGGCCTCTTTCCACTATAGTGCCAACTTCTCAATTAACCTACACTGGAAATTGCAGGTAAACCGATCAGTCACCTCCCTGTGCTTCACGTTTCTCCTTTGCAAAGTGGAAATAGTGATTCTTGCTATATTATAGAATTATGATGGAGAGAAATGAGAGAGTGGATGATAAAAACAGCTCCTCAAATACACCCTAATGATGACAGTGATGAGAAGTCCTGAAGGGGAAGCAACTGGAGCCCTTCTCCATCTAGGCTTGCATCTCTGCCCACGACTTTCCCACCTGtggagagaggaggtgagagtTCTGCCCTTACCTTTCACATCCACCCGACAGTCCACGGACGCCTCCCCCAGGGGGTTAACGGCCTTGCAGGTGTAGACGCCCCCATCAAAGGGGCCAGGCTTGCGGATTTCTAGGGAGCAGATCCCCAGGTGAGTGAGGGCTCTATACTTGGGGTTGCCTTGAATATCTATCTTGTTCTTTAGCCAGATGATCTTTGGCTGGAAGATAAAGATGAGGGGGGTGAGTAAGGAGAAATCAACAGGACTCCATCCCCCCtgccagagagagagacagctttGAAGCTCGTGCCCAATTGCCAGCAGGTCATTAAGTGACATCTTCCTATATGAGGAACAAACCCTAAAAGCAAAACTGGAAACATTATCTACATCAGCCTGGTTTGGACTCCAGTGCCCTGAGTGTTCCTACGTAATGTTTTGATTAGACTGTTCTTCGACATAGCTCAGGTTAGAGCTGGAGCAGGAAGCAGCATAGCACAGCCACCCACAGACCTCCCCACTCACCTCGGGGGAGGCGCGGACGCAGCAGAAGAGCTGGGTGTCATAGCCGATGACTGTGGTGCAGTCTGCCAGAGGCTGGGTGAACTTCGGGGCTTCTGAGAAATCTCGCTGGGCAAACCCCTCAGTCTTGTAAACAGTAGCTGAAGGGACCAAGAAGGGCCTTGATGTGGTGCCTGAGGGCCCCATCCCTCTTCAGCTCTTTCTCCTTAACTATTCCCAGCTCCGAGTCTTGGTGCCTTACCTGCTTTCTGGATGTGGGCCAGGTCGGCAGTGACAGGGGCTGTCTCGCTGAGCCCACACTGGTTCTCAGCAAAGACTCGAAATGCATAGGAGTTGCCAATGATGAGGTTGGAGACTG
Encoded proteins:
- the PSRC1 gene encoding proline/serine-rich coiled-coil protein 1 isoform X3, yielding MEDLEEDVKFIADETLDFGGVSPSDSREEEDTAVLVTPEKPLRRGLSHRSDPNAAAPAPQSLRFSLGPLSPEKLEEVLNEANRLAAQLEKCALQERENAGEGPGPRRVKPSPRRETFVLKDSPVRDLLPTVSSLARSTPSPSSLTPRLRSSDRKGSVRALRAASGKRPSSMKRESPTCNLFPASKSPASSPLARSTPPVRGKAGPSGRATASEKNWGAKLWASQQDATHRPECTVQQRCPPSRLLVSSERTSKTKCCRAQSSCFSATKSSRHWCWSQQSAAPQEGCSPRTYQVKRSGQQARIQ
- the PSRC1 gene encoding proline/serine-rich coiled-coil protein 1 isoform X1, whose amino-acid sequence is MEDLEEDVKFIADETLDFGGVSPSDSREEEDTAVLVTPEKPLRRGLSHRSDPNAAAPAPQSLRFSLGPLSPEKLEEVLNEANRLAAQLEKCALQERENAGEGPGPRRVKPSPRRETFVLKDSPVRDLLPTVSSLARSTPSPSSLTPRLRSSDRKGSVRALRAASGKRPSSMKRESPTCNLFPASKSPASSPLARSTPPVRGKAGPSGRATASPPTPVRPVLAPPPSSNSQRLSRPQGAAAKPSTRLPVPSAIPRPPSRMPLTGRSVPSSKGALPPDSLSARKGLPRPSAAGHRVPVSQRPNLPVTGAGRSNLQPPRKVAVPGPTR
- the PSRC1 gene encoding proline/serine-rich coiled-coil protein 1 isoform X2 is translated as MEDLEEDVKFIADETLDFGGVSPSDSREEEDTAVLVTPEKPLRRGLSHRSDPNAAAPAPQSLRFSLGPLSPEKLEEVLNEANRLAAQLEKCALQERENAGEGPGPRRVKPSPRRETFVLKDSPVRDLLPTVSSLARSTPSPSSLTPRLRSSDRKGSVRALRAASGKRPSSMKRESPTCNLFPASKSPASSPLARSTPPVRGKAGPSGRATASPPTPVRPVLAPPPSSNSQRLSRPQGAAAKPSTRLPVPSAIPRPPSRMPLTGRSVPSSKGALPPDSLSARKGLPRPSAAGHRVPVSQRPNLPVTGAGRSNLQPPRKVAVPGPTR